Below is a genomic region from Vitis riparia cultivar Riparia Gloire de Montpellier isolate 1030 chromosome 5, EGFV_Vit.rip_1.0, whole genome shotgun sequence.
taatttgtaaattttaataaaattaataccAAAAACAGAAACATTTTAGCAAACACATTAGAAATCTAACTTTCACCTAATTGAGAGCTATGGCCCTACTAAGAAACCCACCAATCTATAAGGAACGCAGTTCACCAAAATCTCTCCCATCCCTGAACCAGCAGCCTCATTTCCCTACGATCAACATCCTCACTGTAGGACCCATAAATGAGAAGAACACATCGTGTAAATCTGTCTCATATTAGAATCACCAACCCCATTTGTGATCCACACAAAAAATCAAGTTCTACCATTACATTAGAAAAATAATCCACAATCCTAACCTTTAACGTAccaataaaacataaatatccaatcctacaaattaaataaatcaaattccaATATTAAATCACAAGcacattaaaaactaaaagaaaagaagcaaacaaaacaaacaataagAACTAGAAACTAAAATTTGCACCCGAGGATGAGCTAAAATTTGTTCCAAGCCCTTATCATGCATACTCTTAGGTTAGATAATAACAGATGGTGAGGAACAAAGTTTTGCATGGAAATTACAGAGGATGAGGTATTCGAAATGTCAAATAAGGTGggggttgaagaaaatgaagggaaatTACCATAAAGACCTGATAGTTGATATCTATAAGCAATAGAGGCTTCTATCTCTCTAGTGCGAAATCACAAAGGTTGTGACACCATCAAAAAAGAATTATAGAAGCTTTAATTCCAGACAAAGcatgagaaaaaataaaccCTAAAGAGAGGGATTTACCTGtgttgattttttgaagaagttCCCAAAATCTTGGTGATGGTAGATCAATTAGGGCCTCTCGACAGTGGAGTTCATCTATGAAGAAGGGTTAAGGCTTCTTCGTTCTAGATTTCTCCAGTGATGGAGACATATGTTATTCGCGACAGTTATTTTCTGATGAAAGGTCATCAGCAGTGGCTAATAAACGTAGAGATTTAACTTGCCAATGATGTTTATCGAGGTTATCCTCTTGAGTGTAGAAGGAGCATCCCGACTAGTTGATGTTATCACCGATGCAGTGACAGATGGGTTTCTACTGGTTGCCATTGAGTTTGCCGATGGTCTTTGTCGTGGCTGTTGTTAGTAGATTTGGGGCTAGGTATGATATCGAGGGTTTGTTAAATTGGAAAAGATTGGGAAAAAGAAGGGTATATATAAACTCATAAATAATGACATTTATTACAAATGTCAATGTTACTCCAACAAACAATGACACTTAAAAAAAGTATCAACATATTTAAAGCGCCAACGAAACCTTTGAAGAAGCGCCAACTTTCAGCTAAATTCTATAAGCGCcaatatatttattcaaaaaacgtCATTGTTAGTCAAATTTCTATAAGCGCCATTATTAATACAATTCCTTGACGTTTCTTGCAAGCGCCAAGGAAATGAACGtcattgaatatattttttgtagtagtgtttTAGCCACAAGGTAGGATTTATATCAAAGCCAAGCCTTTTAGAAGGAATGACacaaattaaagataatctcAATATGGTCAATTTTACTTAATAGGCATCAGGATTGGCCAAGAGATAGGCTTCAATGGCCTTGTACATGCCCATAGCCTTCTCTTTGCCAGCCTTGATTTGATCTTCTGTGATCTGGATGTCGCCTTTGGTATGGTACTTGCTGATGTTCTTGCAGATGGATCCTCCATCAGGAGAGGCCACCAGCTTCACCTCATAATAGATTGACTCAAGGGTGTCCATCAAAGCATCTCCTTCAATTATGGTGTAACAGTATGTGAAATTCTCTTTGTCCAATGAATCGATCCGGTGCTTTACGTAGTTGAATTGGCTGCCTGCAGCATACCAACgagttaaggaaaaaaaaaagcactgcTTACCCTATTTGCTAACATATATAAcaaatcatataaataagtacttctattgtttttaaaagcataagcataaaaatacaaaaaaaaaaaaaaggtactaATAAAATAGTAGTTACGCATGCTAACCTTCACCGAAAGTAATCTTCTTGATCGTTCCTGGCCCTCCATCTCCTTCAATTATTTCGACGCACTTAATGGCTTGTGGAAGGACCTTAGGGATGAGGTTGTCAACATCAAGGACAAAAGCCTTGAACATCTTGGCCGGAGGGATTGAAGAGGTGACCTCCATTTCATAAGTGATAGCACCCATGATGCTAGAGTGTGTGAATTAATGAACAAAGGAGGAGGACGAGGATTGATTGGTACGTAAAGAGTGGGTTTGGGGTGAAAAGAAGTGAGAAGTAGGGGGTGGTATATCCATTTTTTCTCAGCAGATGCCTTAAAGAAAACTCCAATGAATCCATTATTATTCTCAATAAAAaacctttattttgttttacttttgagTGGGACCAGGTTTTACAAATTGGGTCGGGTATTGACTCTTGACCCTGATATTCAAAGCACCAGCCAAAGGGAATAGAGATTGAGTGATCTTAAAGATGACACAGGAAGtgtaaatggaaaacaaaaaattggatCAAAGTTAAGAG
It encodes:
- the LOC117915036 gene encoding major allergen Pru ar 1-like; this translates as MGAITYEMEVTSSIPPAKMFKAFVLDVDNLIPKVLPQAIKCVEIIEGDGGPGTIKKITFGEGSQFNYVKHRIDSLDKENFTYCYTIIEGDALMDTLESIYYEVKLVASPDGGSICKNISKYHTKGDIQITEDQIKAGKEKAMGMYKAIEAYLLANPDAY